In the Elstera cyanobacteriorum genome, one interval contains:
- a CDS encoding CvpA family protein yields MDGGFHMTDIAVVIVVLISGVLAFLRGFVREALGIAAWIGAAFIAMQVQPMTMGIAMDLIGMEVIAKYGSWVVIFLVALIILSIVSGALSNMIKDTSLNALDRSLGFVFGLARGALLISVVYFLGAQLMNKNAPPPEWLAQAKTYPLIQRGADMVAVFVPRDQSEEAARALEEKRRQGEALLEIQRNLQTLTAPPSGAPAPAAPTPAPAQPAPQAAPAPAVPPAIVPQPAAPAGAAPVKPAPAPAPPSAPQGQKPAQTQAPAPAAGQAPAKAGTGYDDQQRNAIDALFKNKQ; encoded by the coding sequence ATGGACGGCGGCTTTCATATGACCGACATCGCGGTTGTGATCGTGGTGCTAATTTCGGGGGTGCTCGCCTTTCTGCGCGGCTTCGTGCGGGAAGCGCTGGGGATTGCCGCCTGGATCGGCGCCGCCTTCATCGCCATGCAGGTCCAGCCGATGACGATGGGGATCGCTATGGATCTCATCGGCATGGAGGTGATCGCCAAATACGGCTCCTGGGTCGTTATCTTTCTGGTCGCGCTGATCATCCTGTCCATCGTCAGCGGCGCGCTGTCGAACATGATCAAGGATACCAGCCTGAATGCGCTCGACCGGTCCCTAGGCTTCGTCTTCGGCTTGGCGCGCGGTGCGCTGCTGATTTCGGTGGTCTATTTCCTCGGTGCGCAACTGATGAATAAGAACGCCCCGCCGCCCGAGTGGCTGGCGCAGGCGAAGACCTATCCGCTAATCCAGCGCGGCGCCGATATGGTCGCCGTCTTCGTGCCACGCGATCAGTCGGAAGAAGCTGCCCGCGCGCTGGAAGAAAAACGCCGCCAGGGGGAAGCCCTGCTGGAAATTCAGCGCAATCTACAAACCCTCACCGCCCCGCCCAGCGGTGCCCCGGCCCCAGCGGCCCCAACGCCGGCCCCCGCGCAACCGGCGCCGCAAGCCGCTCCCGCTCCTGCCGTGCCGCCCGCGATCGTACCACAGCCTGCCGCCCCAGCGGGTGCTGCGCCGGTAAAACCAGCGCCTGCCCCGGCCCCGCCGTCGGCGCCGCAAGGCCAGAAACCGGCGCAAACTCAGGCCCCCGCCCCAGCGGCGGGACAAGCCCCCGCAAAAGCGGGGACCGGGTATGACGATCAGCAACGCAACGCGATTGATGCATTGTTCAAAAATAAGCAGTAA
- the purF gene encoding amidophosphoribosyltransferase — protein sequence MLTTHPFDDDKLREECGVFAIYGTPDAAAHTALGLHALQHRGQEAAGIVAFDGTQFNAHRALGHVGETFAQPDVIGRLNGHAAIGHTRYATTGDTLLRNVQPLFADLAIGGFAIAHNGNLTNNQALRRRLVERGSLFQSTTDTEVVVHLIATALATAVVDRLIDALRQINGAYSFVGLMDDGIVGVRDPNGVRPLVLGRLGDAYVMASETCALDILGADFIRDVEPGEMVIVTRDGLTSRHPFPKASRRFCIFEHIYFARPDSIVEGTSVYDARKRIGAELAREAGVDADVIIPVPDSGVPAALGYANEAGIPFELGIIRNHYVGRTFIEPTDQIRHLGVKLKHNANRAHIEGKRVVLVDDSIVRGTTSTKIVEMVRAAGATEVHMRIASPPTTHSCFYGVDTPRREKLLASQMDIEAMTKFIGADSLAFVTIDGMYRAMGKPEGRNSRDPGFCDACFTGDYPIPLIDFTDGTSDDRVSVLAE from the coding sequence ATGCTCACGACGCATCCGTTTGACGACGACAAGCTGCGGGAGGAATGCGGGGTCTTCGCCATCTATGGCACGCCGGACGCCGCCGCCCATACCGCGCTCGGCCTCCACGCTTTGCAGCATCGCGGTCAGGAAGCCGCCGGGATCGTCGCGTTTGACGGTACCCAATTCAACGCCCATCGCGCGCTCGGCCATGTTGGCGAAACCTTCGCCCAGCCGGACGTTATTGGCCGATTGAACGGCCATGCCGCTATCGGCCATACGCGCTATGCTACGACCGGCGATACGCTGCTGCGCAATGTTCAGCCGCTGTTCGCCGATCTCGCCATCGGCGGCTTTGCCATCGCCCATAACGGCAATCTGACCAATAATCAGGCCCTGCGCCGCCGCTTGGTGGAACGCGGCTCGCTGTTCCAATCGACGACCGATACCGAAGTGGTGGTGCATCTGATCGCCACCGCCCTCGCTACCGCCGTCGTGGACCGGCTGATCGACGCGCTGCGCCAGATTAATGGCGCCTATTCCTTCGTCGGGCTGATGGACGATGGCATCGTCGGCGTGCGCGACCCCAATGGTGTGCGCCCGCTGGTGCTGGGCCGCTTGGGCGATGCCTATGTGATGGCGTCGGAAACCTGTGCGCTCGATATTCTCGGTGCCGATTTCATCCGCGATGTCGAACCGGGGGAAATGGTCATCGTCACCCGCGACGGGCTGACCAGCCGCCACCCCTTCCCCAAGGCCAGCCGCCGCTTCTGCATTTTCGAGCATATTTATTTCGCCCGGCCCGATAGCATCGTCGAAGGCACCTCCGTCTACGACGCCCGCAAGCGCATTGGTGCCGAATTGGCGCGCGAAGCCGGGGTGGATGCCGATGTGATTATTCCGGTGCCGGATTCGGGCGTTCCCGCCGCGCTCGGCTATGCCAATGAAGCGGGCATCCCCTTCGAACTCGGGATTATCCGCAACCATTATGTCGGTCGCACCTTCATCGAGCCGACCGATCAGATCCGCCATTTGGGCGTCAAGCTGAAGCACAACGCCAACCGCGCCCATATCGAAGGCAAGCGCGTGGTGCTGGTGGACGATAGCATCGTGCGCGGCACCACCTCGACCAAGATCGTCGAAATGGTGCGCGCCGCCGGGGCGACGGAGGTGCATATGCGCATCGCCTCGCCGCCGACGACCCATAGCTGCTTCTATGGCGTCGATACTCCGCGTCGGGAGAAACTGCTGGCGAGCCAGATGGATATCGAAGCGATGACCAAGTTCATCGGCGCCGATAGCCTAGCCTTCGTCACCATCGACGGCATGTACCGCGCGATGGGCAAGCCCGAGGGGCGCAATAGCCGCGATCCGGGCTTCTGCGATGCCTGCTTCACCGGCGATTACCCGATCCCGCTGATCGATTTCACCGACGGGACCAGCGATGACCGCGTGAGCGTGCTGGCCGAATAA
- a CDS encoding SDR family NAD(P)-dependent oxidoreductase: MTKGMLAGRIALITGASRGIGAAVAKLFAAEGAQVVLIGRSVGGLEEVDDAIRAAGHPGATLLPLDLADGDKIDQLGYALAERFGRLDVLVMNAGALGGFSPVGHQKPKIFEKLVAVNFMAPWRLIRACDPLLRASDAGRVIATVGGPGTATPEHFTGPYAASKAALLSLMQTYALENAKTKLRVNCVDPGTVATRLRAEGFPGEDAAALATPESVAPLYLDLARADCHRNGEILRA, encoded by the coding sequence ATGACCAAGGGAATGCTTGCGGGCCGCATCGCGCTGATCACCGGCGCGTCGCGCGGCATTGGCGCCGCCGTTGCAAAACTGTTCGCGGCGGAGGGCGCGCAGGTCGTGCTCATCGGCCGGTCGGTCGGTGGGCTTGAGGAGGTGGATGATGCCATCCGCGCCGCCGGGCATCCGGGGGCGACCCTGCTGCCGCTCGATCTGGCCGATGGCGATAAGATCGATCAATTGGGCTATGCCCTGGCCGAACGCTTCGGGCGGCTCGATGTGCTGGTGATGAACGCCGGGGCGCTCGGCGGGTTCTCGCCAGTCGGGCACCAGAAGCCGAAAATTTTCGAAAAACTGGTGGCGGTGAACTTCATGGCGCCCTGGCGGCTGATCCGCGCCTGTGACCCGCTGCTGCGGGCCTCCGACGCCGGACGGGTGATCGCGACGGTCGGCGGACCGGGCACAGCCACGCCGGAGCATTTCACCGGCCCCTATGCCGCCAGCAAGGCTGCCCTGCTCAGTTTGATGCAGACCTACGCCCTTGAGAACGCCAAGACCAAGTTGCGGGTGAACTGCGTCGATCCCGGCACGGTAGCGACCCGCCTGCGCGCCGAAGGTTTCCCGGGCGAAGACGCTGCCGCTTTGGCGACGCCGGAGAGCGTGGCGCCGCTGTACCTCGATCTCGCGCGCGCGGACTGCCACCGAAACGGCGAAATTCTGCGGGCCTAG
- the queA gene encoding tRNA preQ1(34) S-adenosylmethionine ribosyltransferase-isomerase QueA — protein MNVADFDFDLPDSLIAERPMEPREAARLLCVGDRLTDKTIGDLPSLLGPGDLIVFNDTKVIPARLHGRRERVEGGAVVAVELLLHQRHSSAEWTAFAKPGKRLRIGDTIRFGDLLRAELLEKRDSGEVLIRFDRKDAELTAALEAIGEMPLPPYIRRAQDARDRQDYQTIFAAKEGAVAAPTAGLHITPGLLQALRERGVATETVTLHVGAGTFQPVKAERVEDHKMHSEWAELSPEGAARLNAHRAAGGRIIACGTTSLRTLESAVAPDRRFSALSGGTEIFLYPGKPIYSADRLLTNFHLPRSTLFMLVSAFSGPNRMRAAYQHAIRQNYRFFSYGDACLLERRDDDTAAL, from the coding sequence ATGAACGTCGCCGATTTTGATTTCGACCTGCCGGACAGTCTGATTGCCGAGCGCCCGATGGAGCCGCGCGAGGCGGCGCGGCTGCTCTGCGTTGGGGATAGGCTGACCGATAAGACCATCGGCGATTTGCCGAGCCTGCTGGGGCCGGGTGATTTGATCGTCTTTAACGATACCAAGGTCATTCCCGCCCGGCTGCACGGCCGGCGCGAACGGGTGGAGGGTGGGGCCGTGGTAGCGGTCGAACTCCTGCTGCACCAACGCCACAGCAGCGCGGAATGGACGGCTTTCGCCAAACCCGGCAAGCGGCTGCGGATCGGCGACACGATCCGCTTCGGCGATCTCTTACGGGCGGAACTGCTGGAAAAACGCGACAGCGGTGAAGTGCTCATCCGCTTCGACCGCAAGGACGCCGAGCTGACCGCCGCGCTGGAGGCCATCGGCGAAATGCCGCTACCGCCCTATATCCGGCGCGCCCAAGACGCCCGCGACCGCCAGGATTATCAGACGATCTTCGCGGCGAAAGAGGGCGCCGTCGCCGCGCCCACCGCCGGGTTGCACATCACGCCAGGGCTGTTGCAGGCACTGCGTGAGCGGGGGGTTGCGACGGAAACGGTTACCTTGCACGTCGGCGCGGGTACCTTCCAGCCGGTGAAAGCCGAGCGGGTGGAAGACCATAAGATGCATTCGGAATGGGCGGAACTGTCGCCGGAGGGGGCCGCGCGGCTAAATGCGCACCGCGCAGCAGGCGGGCGGATTATCGCCTGCGGCACGACCTCCTTGCGCACGCTCGAAAGCGCCGTGGCGCCAGATCGGCGCTTTAGCGCCTTGAGCGGCGGGACAGAGATTTTTCTCTATCCCGGCAAACCGATCTATTCCGCCGACCGGCTGCTGACGAATTTTCACCTGCCGCGCTCGACGCTATTCATGCTGGTCTCCGCCTTCTCCGGCCCGAACCGCATGCGCGCGGCCTATCAGCACGCAATCCGGCAGAACTACCGCTTTTTCTCCTACGGAGACGCCTGCCTTTTGGAGCGACGGGACGATGACACAGCTGCGCTTTGA
- the tgt gene encoding tRNA guanosine(34) transglycosylase Tgt, translating to MTQLRFELLNTSGRGRRGRIFTAHGTVETPTFMPVGTAATVKAMTVDAVKATGAQIVLGNTYHLMLRPTAERIARLGGLHKFMNWEGPILTDSGGYQVMSLTALRKMSEDGVTFRSHLDGSAHTLTPERSTEIQNLLDATITMAFDECTPYPATHEVAQKSMELSMRWAERSRKAFVARPGYGQFGIVQGSVYPDLRARSMDALIPMDFEGYAVGGLAVGEGQAIMFSVLDATTPRLPTDKPRYLMGVGKPSDLVGAVQRGIDMFDCVLPTRSGRTAQAFTRRGTVNIRNARHQDDPRPLDPDCACPACSNYSRAYLHHLARSGEILGAMLLTWHNIHYYQELMAGMRKAIEEDRLDAFAAEFHREQAAGDLEAWR from the coding sequence ATGACACAGCTGCGCTTTGAGCTTCTGAACACCTCCGGTCGCGGGCGGCGTGGGCGGATTTTCACCGCGCACGGCACGGTGGAAACGCCGACCTTCATGCCCGTTGGCACCGCCGCCACCGTGAAAGCGATGACCGTCGACGCGGTGAAAGCCACCGGCGCGCAAATTGTGCTGGGCAATACCTATCATCTGATGCTGCGCCCCACGGCGGAACGTATCGCCCGCCTGGGTGGCCTGCATAAGTTCATGAATTGGGAAGGGCCGATCCTGACCGATAGCGGCGGTTATCAGGTCATGTCGCTGACCGCCCTGCGCAAGATGAGCGAGGACGGCGTTACCTTCCGCTCGCATCTAGACGGCAGCGCCCATACGCTGACCCCAGAACGCTCCACCGAAATCCAGAACCTGCTGGATGCCACGATTACGATGGCGTTCGACGAATGCACACCCTATCCGGCGACGCATGAGGTGGCGCAGAAGTCGATGGAACTGTCGATGCGCTGGGCCGAACGGTCGCGCAAGGCCTTCGTGGCCCGGCCCGGGTACGGCCAATTCGGCATTGTGCAAGGATCTGTCTATCCCGACCTGCGCGCCCGCTCGATGGACGCGCTGATCCCGATGGATTTCGAAGGCTATGCCGTGGGCGGGCTTGCCGTCGGCGAAGGCCAGGCGATCATGTTCTCGGTGCTGGACGCGACCACCCCGCGCCTGCCGACCGATAAGCCGCGCTATTTGATGGGGGTCGGCAAACCCTCGGACCTTGTTGGCGCGGTGCAACGCGGCATCGATATGTTCGACTGTGTGCTGCCCACCCGCTCCGGCCGTACTGCCCAAGCCTTCACCCGGCGCGGCACGGTGAATATCCGCAACGCCCGCCATCAGGACGATCCGCGCCCGCTCGATCCCGATTGCGCCTGCCCGGCCTGTTCCAACTATTCGCGCGCCTATCTGCACCACCTCGCCCGCTCCGGCGAGATTCTGGGGGCGATGCTGCTGACCTGGCATAATATCCATTATTATCAGGAACTTATGGCGGGGATGCGAAAAGCGATCGAAGAAGACCGGCTGGATGCTTTCGCAGCCGAGTTCCACCGGGAGCAGGCGGCGGGGGACTTGGAGGCGTGGCGGTAA
- a CDS encoding TerB family tellurite resistance protein — translation MSLFSMFKSDKGEQMTPHKAFAVALLYTMAADGEMDAEEVGHLLSVIGGSREGGTIGVGANNRALLESAMKYVRTHSPDQFLAEATPLLTTAQRLCILMNLVDSALSDGEAEPEERAFFDKTQTAFGISDEEFRPYFQVLMMKNDRSVFMDQNHPLNRPDFKVGLPGQAA, via the coding sequence ATGAGCCTGTTTTCTATGTTCAAGAGTGACAAGGGCGAGCAGATGACGCCGCATAAGGCGTTTGCCGTCGCGCTTCTCTACACGATGGCCGCCGATGGCGAAATGGATGCCGAAGAAGTCGGTCATCTGCTGTCCGTGATCGGCGGATCGCGCGAGGGCGGCACGATTGGCGTCGGCGCCAATAACCGCGCGCTACTGGAATCGGCGATGAAATACGTCCGCACCCATTCGCCCGATCAGTTCCTGGCGGAAGCCACGCCGTTGCTGACCACGGCGCAACGCCTGTGCATTCTGATGAACCTTGTCGATAGCGCCCTGTCGGACGGCGAGGCGGAGCCGGAAGAACGCGCCTTCTTCGATAAGACGCAAACGGCCTTTGGGATTTCGGATGAAGAGTTCCGCCCCTATTTCCAAGTGCTGATGATGAAGAACGACCGGTCGGTCTTCATGGATCAAAACCACCCGCTGAACCGGCCCGATTTTAAGGTCGGGCTGCCCGGCCAAGCGGCCTAA
- a CDS encoding methyl-accepting chemotaxis protein produces the protein MLTAAGLSAYFFQQVVVLLHTVKAQGEILSDFQYGDMLHDTLRGHVFEAMLAASGEKTADAMHVAEDLKTDAAAFRKTLADNQQRAEGRLRELLQRVSTPLETYIRQSETLVALAAQDRAKASAQLPAFVTAFDALAKEQEEIEDLIKAETDSVRSQADGLIATAYWAIGSVIVLALLGLLVAARLIATSITRPLSACATALDRIRNGDRADPLGFTARDEMGAIARAVEAYRETTERVAAAQQERAAEAAQRLARQQSLETAIADFEGGIGHVAEAVTQATGNLCSGAGELDRLAKNTHADTTSAQSAADQAAANVDTAATAAAELSASIASISRDLSICTDQAAQSVHLVDKTNATVESLSEAAQRIGDVVRLIQSIAEQTNLLALNATIEAARAGEAGKGFAVVANEVKSLANQTARATEEITTQIAAVQAVSRETVDAVQGIGQVIGTINDTIAMIASAAEEQRAATAEIARAVDYASQGARRVAGDVDRISGASAQVGSIVGSVSSTSQNLGVETQALNRVVEQFLKAVRAA, from the coding sequence ATGCTGACTGCGGCGGGGTTGTCGGCTTACTTCTTCCAGCAAGTCGTCGTGTTGCTGCATACGGTGAAGGCACAGGGCGAAATTTTAAGCGACTTCCAATATGGCGACATGCTGCACGATACCCTGCGCGGGCATGTCTTCGAAGCGATGCTGGCTGCGAGCGGTGAAAAGACGGCGGATGCGATGCATGTGGCCGAGGATTTGAAAACCGATGCCGCCGCCTTCCGCAAAACGCTGGCAGATAATCAGCAGCGGGCCGAGGGGCGGCTGCGGGAGCTCTTGCAGCGCGTTTCTACGCCCTTAGAGACTTATATTCGCCAGTCGGAAACCCTGGTGGCGCTGGCTGCGCAGGACCGCGCCAAAGCGTCGGCCCAATTGCCCGCCTTTGTTACGGCCTTCGATGCCTTGGCGAAGGAGCAGGAAGAAATCGAAGATCTGATCAAGGCGGAAACCGATAGCGTGCGTAGCCAGGCCGATGGCCTGATCGCCACGGCCTATTGGGCAATTGGTTCGGTGATCGTTTTGGCTTTGCTTGGGTTGCTTGTTGCCGCCCGGTTGATCGCAACCTCAATCACCCGGCCACTCAGCGCCTGTGCAACGGCACTTGACCGGATTCGCAACGGCGATCGCGCGGATCCTCTTGGGTTCACCGCTCGGGACGAAATGGGCGCTATCGCCCGCGCCGTCGAAGCCTACCGCGAAACTACGGAACGGGTGGCTGCCGCCCAGCAGGAACGCGCGGCGGAGGCGGCGCAGCGGCTTGCCCGCCAGCAATCGCTGGAAACCGCGATTGCCGATTTCGAGGGGGGGATTGGCCATGTGGCCGAGGCCGTTACCCAAGCGACGGGCAATCTTTGCTCTGGCGCCGGGGAATTGGACCGGCTCGCGAAAAATACCCATGCCGATACCACATCGGCCCAAAGCGCAGCCGATCAGGCGGCGGCGAATGTCGATACGGCGGCGACGGCGGCGGCAGAACTTTCCGCTTCTATCGCCAGTATTAGCCGCGATCTGTCGATCTGCACCGATCAGGCGGCGCAGTCGGTGCATTTGGTCGATAAAACCAATGCAACGGTCGAAAGCCTAAGCGAGGCGGCGCAGCGCATCGGCGACGTGGTGCGGCTGATCCAGAGTATCGCCGAGCAAACCAATCTGTTGGCCCTCAATGCGACCATCGAAGCGGCGCGGGCGGGGGAGGCGGGCAAAGGTTTTGCCGTCGTTGCCAATGAAGTGAAAAGCCTCGCCAATCAAACCGCCCGCGCAACGGAGGAAATCACCACCCAAATTGCCGCCGTGCAGGCGGTTAGCCGCGAGACGGTGGATGCGGTGCAGGGGATTGGCCAAGTCATCGGCACGATCAACGATACGATTGCGATGATTGCGTCGGCAGCCGAAGAACAACGGGCGGCAACGGCGGAAATCGCCCGCGCCGTCGATTATGCGTCGCAGGGCGCGCGCCGCGTCGCGGGGGATGTGGACCGCATTTCTGGCGCTTCGGCGCAGGTTGGCTCGATTGTCGGATCGGTTTCCAGCACGTCGCAGAACCTCGGGGTGGAAACCCAGGCGCTCAACCGGGTCGTGGAACAGTTCCTAAAAGCCGTCCGCGCCGCGTGA
- a CDS encoding ABC-F family ATP-binding cassette domain-containing protein, whose amino-acid sequence MLDITNITYRIAGRVLLEGASVRVSEGHRIGLVGRNGTGKSTLFKLISKEAEPDAGEISLPRGCRIGMVAQEVRGDEGTPLEYVLAADTERAALLAEADTCTDGHRQADIQTRLLDIDAYAAPARAATILDGLGFDAEAQNKPLSAFSGGWRMRAALAAALFAQPDLLLLDEPTNHLDLEAALWLEGFLKSWPKTLILISHDRDFLNSVVTGIVHLERQGLYAYSGSYDSFEKQRQERIAQTEQAIAKQTAARAHLQAFIDRFKAKASKAKQAQSRVKALARMEPLEAITRDPEVRFNFPDPDELAPPMISLNGAAVGYDGRPILRNIGLRLDPDDRVALLGANGNGKTTLAKLIAGRLEVMDGERIAPNRLRVGYFAQHQVDELNLDETPIQAMTQVMPKTAKPEQVRAKLGAFGFGAEKAQTKIGALSGGEKARLTLALITYDAPHLLILDEPTNHLDIEARSALVEALTIYKGAVILVSHDRRMVEMVADRLWLVAHGTAKPFDDDMDAYQRLILSGSLTAPSGKGGAKSEPRSKTPGEKRPALGPLKKAVTQAEAALAKATAEKEKIDAKLAEDGVYSGPKDKLNALLKQQSEAATAVASAEAIWLSAMEALEAAEAA is encoded by the coding sequence ATGTTGGACATTACGAATATTACCTATCGCATCGCCGGGCGCGTCCTGCTCGAAGGGGCCTCCGTGCGCGTTTCGGAAGGGCATCGCATCGGTCTGGTCGGGCGCAACGGCACCGGCAAATCGACGTTGTTCAAGCTGATCTCGAAAGAAGCTGAACCCGACGCGGGCGAGATTTCGCTGCCGCGCGGCTGCCGTATTGGCATGGTCGCCCAGGAAGTACGCGGCGATGAAGGCACGCCGCTCGAATACGTCCTGGCTGCGGATACCGAGCGCGCGGCCCTACTGGCTGAAGCCGACACCTGCACCGATGGCCACCGCCAGGCCGATATTCAAACCCGGCTGCTGGATATCGACGCTTATGCCGCCCCGGCGCGCGCCGCTACCATTCTCGACGGTCTGGGGTTTGATGCCGAAGCGCAGAATAAGCCGCTGTCGGCCTTCTCCGGCGGCTGGCGCATGCGCGCGGCCCTCGCGGCGGCGCTGTTTGCCCAGCCCGATTTGCTGCTGCTCGATGAACCGACCAACCATCTCGATCTCGAAGCGGCACTGTGGCTGGAAGGCTTCCTGAAAAGCTGGCCGAAGACGCTGATTTTGATCAGCCATGACCGCGATTTCTTGAATAGCGTCGTCACGGGCATCGTCCATCTCGAACGCCAAGGGCTTTACGCCTACTCCGGCTCTTACGATAGTTTCGAGAAACAACGCCAGGAACGGATCGCCCAGACCGAGCAGGCGATTGCCAAGCAGACCGCCGCCCGCGCCCATCTTCAGGCCTTCATTGATCGCTTTAAGGCCAAGGCCAGCAAAGCGAAGCAGGCACAAAGCCGCGTCAAGGCCCTGGCGCGGATGGAGCCGCTGGAAGCCATCACGCGCGACCCGGAAGTGCGCTTCAACTTCCCCGACCCGGACGAGTTGGCGCCGCCGATGATCTCGCTGAACGGCGCCGCCGTTGGCTACGACGGGCGGCCCATTCTGCGCAATATCGGCCTGCGGCTCGATCCTGACGACCGGGTGGCGCTGCTGGGCGCCAACGGGAACGGTAAAACCACGTTGGCCAAACTCATCGCCGGGCGGCTGGAGGTGATGGATGGGGAACGGATTGCCCCGAACCGCCTGCGCGTCGGCTATTTTGCCCAGCATCAAGTCGATGAACTCAACCTCGACGAAACACCGATCCAGGCGATGACCCAGGTCATGCCGAAGACGGCGAAGCCCGAACAGGTGCGCGCCAAGCTGGGCGCTTTCGGGTTCGGGGCAGAAAAGGCACAGACCAAGATCGGCGCCCTATCGGGCGGCGAGAAGGCGCGGCTAACGCTAGCCCTCATCACCTATGATGCGCCACATCTGCTGATCCTCGACGAACCGACCAACCATCTCGATATCGAAGCGCGCTCCGCCTTGGTCGAAGCCCTGACGATCTATAAGGGCGCCGTCATTCTGGTATCGCATGATCGGCGCATGGTGGAAATGGTTGCCGACCGGCTGTGGCTAGTCGCCCACGGCACCGCCAAACCCTTCGATGACGATATGGATGCCTATCAGCGGCTGATCCTCTCGGGCAGCCTAACCGCCCCCTCCGGCAAGGGTGGCGCGAAGTCGGAACCACGCAGCAAGACGCCCGGCGAAAAGCGCCCGGCCCTTGGCCCGCTGAAAAAGGCGGTGACCCAGGCGGAAGCCGCGCTCGCCAAAGCCACGGCGGAGAAGGAAAAGATCGACGCTAAACTGGCGGAGGATGGGGTTTATTCTGGCCCCAAGGATAAGCTGAATGCCCTGTTGAAACAGCAGAGCGAGGCCGCCACCGCCGTCGCCAGCGCCGAAGCCATCTGGCTTTCGGCGATGGAAGCCCTGGAGGCGGCGGAAGCCGCCTAA
- a CDS encoding 23S rRNA (adenine(2030)-N(6))-methyltransferase RlmJ, with protein sequence MNYRHAYHAGNFADVFKHAALSLLLQHLRKKDKGFCVIDTHAGVGRYDLHGTEAQKTGEWRAGVGAVLKAPETPILAPWRDVIAALNPNGGCRVYPGSPLVARHFLRPQDRLVVAELHPQDRAQLADLFDGDRQVLVRPADGYATLIKQVPPLERRGVALIDPPFERPDEWEVLTEVIATAHRKWATGCCVIWYPVKDLAEVVRFHDVLASLGIPKILIAEFHLGPPKPGTFFGSGLAVINPPWQWDEELRELGAALATALGRCDARTIVDWLVPEDA encoded by the coding sequence ATGAACTATCGCCACGCCTATCACGCCGGCAACTTCGCCGACGTTTTCAAGCATGCCGCCCTGTCCTTGCTGCTTCAACACCTGCGGAAGAAGGACAAGGGCTTCTGCGTTATCGATACGCACGCTGGGGTCGGTCGCTACGATCTGCACGGAACCGAGGCCCAGAAAACCGGCGAATGGCGCGCGGGCGTCGGCGCGGTGCTCAAGGCGCCGGAAACCCCGATCCTCGCGCCCTGGCGGGACGTGATCGCCGCGCTGAACCCAAACGGCGGCTGCCGCGTCTATCCCGGCTCCCCGCTCGTCGCGCGGCATTTCCTGCGGCCACAGGACCGGCTGGTGGTTGCCGAACTGCACCCGCAAGACCGGGCACAGTTGGCCGACCTCTTCGACGGCGACCGACAGGTACTGGTGCGCCCCGCCGATGGCTATGCGACGCTGATCAAGCAGGTTCCACCCCTCGAACGGCGCGGCGTCGCCCTGATCGACCCGCCCTTCGAGCGCCCCGACGAATGGGAAGTGCTGACGGAGGTGATCGCCACCGCCCACCGCAAATGGGCGACCGGCTGTTGCGTGATCTGGTATCCGGTGAAGGATTTGGCGGAGGTCGTGCGCTTCCACGATGTGCTCGCCAGCCTCGGCATTCCGAAGATCCTGATTGCCGAATTCCACCTCGGGCCACCCAAGCCCGGCACGTTCTTCGGCTCCGGCCTCGCGGTCATCAACCCGCCGTGGCAGTGGGATGAGGAATTGAGAGAGCTGGGCGCCGCCCTCGCCACGGCTTTAGGACGGTGCGACGCCCGCACGATTGTCGATTGGCTGGTACCCGAAGACGCCTAA